The genome window AAAGAAAAATCTCGTTAAGCTGCAGGACATTTTCTGTCGTTAAGTCTAAACAAAAAACTCACAGAGCTGCCAAACAAAGCGGCCTGCACAGGTGAAACACTCAGCCATGGTAACACAGATGGTCTCTAGACATTTCCCACCGACGTATTCTTCCTTCCTCTGACATTGAGGACATGCATAAGCATAAGCACGGCGACAGCACAGCACTCTGGAAAATGTGTAAGGCTATAATAAATGAGCCAGTAGCTCACACAAGAAAGCGCCCTGTCTCACGCAGATTTATCAGCTGACAGAAATAGAAATGTCTGCGAAAGGCATGCTGTTGAAATTCTGTGTTGTTGCCGTTTTAATCCCGCCAAGGAGAGAAATGGGGACCAGCTGATTAATCGCGACCGAGACACAGTAACAGATTTATCAGCAGTTCTGCCTCCTCTTGCCCCACCACACTTGAAACCAAAAGATACATGGGCTCCTACACATTTGTTTTCCAATTAAATTTCCTTTGCCTGAGTGTTGCtgtggtttgtttgtgtctatgctCAAAACGTACCCTTTTTATAATGTCCCAGGTTTTGATTTAGACAGTTAGAGGTACTGTTGACCTTATGGAATGTGAAACACAGGATATTGGCTCTTTAGGTTAGGATGGGTTGAAGGCTGTTTTATCTGCCAGCAAGTTAAATTGGACATTAACCTCTGACCAGAGTGATAGTAAAGGGGAGGGGGGTGAGTCATGTGCTGAAACCTAAAGAGAAtagataaaataatgtaaacacCACAGACAATGGTGTTTTTCACTTTCAACTAACAAAATCATAATGTCAAATATTTCTCCAAAGATGCTACCAAAACACTCACACtggacagttttaaaaaaagaatcaaaattgatgcagcagaaccagagatatcatcttttttattccacacattcttccTCATCAAAACCTGGTGCCTACATAACCCACAATGCAACCTGACAGTCAAAACTTTGGTTGAAAATGTGGGTGTTCTGCTACAGAGTTGGGACTTCAGCCATGGACTTCAGTCGGGCTCAAAGGCCCCTCTACTGTCTGATGGGGCTGTCAAATAAAAAGGCTGACTGAAGTGTGAGAGTAATGTAGTGAAAACGTCAGGCGTTACTCTAAAGAGACGGTCCTAGATCTCACTGTGAGACAAGCCTAACAATGGCCCTTTTAGACCTTTTATCGCAAAGACAGCCTGCATCATTCTTCTGTCAAAAGGTTAGGACCAAATTTACTATGATTCATGTGCACAACCATTCAGAATGCAGCATAGAATGACACAGAGTACACTTGCCAATACTGCCTTCAAAGTACCCATATGCACAGACGCATATTCCGTATATAACATGTATACATCTATATGACACACCATTTCggaatttcttttctttgtttttaaacaatccttgcattttatttttactatttccATCATCGCATAACATCAAACGCCTCAAAATAGCAATAGCACAGTACGGCTGCAACAAACTAATGTTTTAATCGCCGATTAATCTCCAGATACTTTGTTTTTAGACTAACTGATTGATTATTTGGACaaataaatatcataaaattgtgaaaaatgtttatcATGATTTTGATTGAAATTGCTCGGTTTGTCCGACCAACACTCTTATACTCAGATTTTCAGTTTATAATCACATACgacaaagaaaagaagcaaatcTTCCCATTAGAGACGCTGAAACCATagtgtgttttgcattttttcttGATAAAACTATCAAATATTATTGCAGATTAATAAATCAATTGACTAAGCATTTAAGCTTAACTAGCCTGGCACAGATTGCAACCAACAGTTTATTAGACTGTTATCTCATGTTCAGTCACAAAAATGAGGATTTGAGTCTTGGACCTGACTGCCATGAGACTAGATTTACTTTGGATTAGCTCCCTGAAGACTTCAAGTCAGTGTTTAAGAACTCAGAACAATAAAAAGTAAGGATTGCAATAACATACAGGCCTTGTATAAGTAAGTctgatgaaaaatgaaaaaatgttctCAACTAGGCTAAAATTATAAATTTACTTGAAATTTACTTCCGAAGACTTTAAGAGACTGACAGTGCTGCGTTCCGATAAACCTCACCTATATGTCCACCATTTTGTGATCATTTCAACTTACACACACAGTTCGTCCTTACCAATCtcatttaatatacatttttgagACGGTTCTTGTTGACATAATagccatttttcatttttacaccAGCTCTTTGGAGCTGATGTGCTTTCTCACATTAGAGTGCTGATCGCCTATCACAGCTGAAAAATGCTGCTCATTGGCATTCAACCTGCTGTAACCCACCTCTGCAGCAGTAATTGTTATTGTGATTTAGTTACTTCAATGCAACCTTCTCCACGAGGTGATTACATTATTTTTTGTGCCCCCTGTAAgtgtccattttattttttcatagcTTGCACATGGCTTAAAAAAGCCTATTTTCCAATTCTAACACAAGCTTTCCACCACAATAGGAACCTGCTGCGTGGTTTGGTTTGATGTGCACTTAAGAGAAAATAGGACAGATTGaaaaggggagagaaaaaataaaaaataaagaggtTTCCGCTGTGTGTGTATTGCATCTCTATGCTCAGAGTACAAACATTAGGTATCTTTTCTATGAATCAGAAAGCAGGCCGGAAAATCCAGATGAACACCACAgtctttttgttcatttaatccATTAGATATTCTTCATTCATTTACAAGTTTCAAGTCCTAAACAAGTTATTACAAACCCTTCAACAAATTGAATGCCACTTTTTAAACAGACTATTAGTGAGTATTTACTTCCATTAAACTACTATAGACTTTTGGTCAAACAGAAGTAATTCTTCACCTTAGAGGCCATGAACACCTCTTCTCTCAAGCAGCTTCTTACTGTGAGTGAGGGGGTGCTACGTGAGCACACTCTTTTCTGCCAAAGGTTTAAAAGTGTTGGGTTATTTCACATGAGAGAATTCTGTGTGCCTTTTTTTTAAGATATTCTCGCTAATTTGAAACGGGTGGGGCCTCCGCTAAAAGAAAAGGGTGatgtcacacacatgcaagccAATCGGCATCtagcaacatttgaatcagaATCTGATGACAGTCGGTCTGCTGACACCACACCCACACATTCCTAATGAAGCAGACTCAATGTGAGTGTTCAACgcttaatataaaataaagtttttttaaacttaCTAACTAACAGCTGGATTCCAACAGGCACGGCTGTGTCGCGTTCTGGCTGGTTTTGTTCCGTCCTCTGCACAGCTTCCTACCCCACATTTCAAAAGCaaagcgttttgcctgcctgattttacTGACTTGCtcagattttgttgttttggtaaTTTGTCAGTGGTTTTTTTGTTCTACTATCAGTGTTATTAAGAAATTCTTCAACTTTAAAAGGACAACCCCAGTTGGTTTTACGTTCCTGCCACTTTCAATTGTGTTTATctcagactgtataaaagaagtggatctAACCACTgtgatgtcacccattggtttgtgcaCTACAGTTTTAAAGCTTTGAGTCTGGCACATTGGCCATCGCCATCTTTGTTATTTCGAACCATAAGTgtccatatttggatgagagggtAGAGCTGGGTAGGgacattttactctaaatgggacaataatttactaaatgaacatcatgctgtattgaagaagacttgaaactagcgattagCACCATAAACCCGTTAGGAAAGTAGtcactgaggtaataaatcaagtgagaagttcGGTCATCATTGACgtatttttgcaaccagtggagtcgctcCCTGCTgcccattagaaagaatgcaggtggAAGGCACTTTGGCATTGGCTTCAATATTCAAGAGGTTCCCCCTGGATTTTTTCAACATTCTGATAGTTGTTGGTTTCTATTCATATCAGTACAGAGTGGCACAGACTTTCTGGACATGGATAATTCATCACAGTGATCATATTGTCTCCTTTGATTTTTGTCAAAGTTACATTATTGTTGAGCTCAGTGAAGAATGTCCAAGGGAGTCTCCGCTCATAAACTTTATTCTAAATCAACATTCCAACTTAGCTTTTGCTAAGGATGGCTTTTGTGCCATGCTTAGCAAAAGCATGCAAAAACTCTGGCCTGGGCTCAGTAGTGTTTTGCACATAATAATTTGCATCTTCTTCAGTTTTAGATTTGACGTATTTACTGCATCCATACAATTCAGGTGGCGGCAGGAAAGTCCTTCACAAGAAAGTGTGTCAAATTAATTTCCACTCACATCACCATGACGATGTAAACTTCAAAGATCATATCATACTGTGGAAAAACTGCGCCCATCTCGCACCTTAACAGACAACTCAATCAAACCAGAAGTACTGTGAATAATGTGAACTGATTAAAGTCTGGTTTCAGTTATGCCAATATTTCTCTCATAATCTGTGAAATAAAGATAGACTCTTGTTTCATTACAAAGTCAGCACAAAAAGATGACATTTCACATTCTGTTTTACAATCTCCTTGTTAAATGCACTAAATGATAAAACATGAAGAGTGAACGTCTGCTACTCTTTGAACCAGGAAGCATTCGTAGTACATTCAtctgaaataaaaagtatttcaaAACACCTTTATGGTTTTAATAACTTTACACAAAACTGTAGTTTGTAATCTTGCATTTTTAAGCCCTGAACATGATTTGAATGGATGGGAGAGATGCAACAGTAATGTTTATTGAAAATGCTTTTTGAAGCACTTTTCAGTTTTCCAGGCATCCACAACCTTATCCCTGTTTAACCACAGTTCCAAAATCCTTTCTAAAAGACTACCGGGCCACTATTAACccaattaaaacaataaatgccaGAGGGGGGAAATATAAATTATAGTATAAATGATTGACACAGACCTAGCTGCCATCCGAGGACTTCAGTTGGTTGTGGGAAGTTACTTTTGCTGAGCTCCACAAACTTTCTGccagtttcacatttcacattataaTGAAAGGCCCCCATAGAAACTTCATTACTGACGTTTAAATGCATGACACAGTTCAGAGGCTTGAGAGAAAATTTAGCACTCCCCAGCACGAGCGCAGAGCATTAATTTCTCATCCTTTCAAAGCTGCTGGAAGTCAGAAACACTTTCAGAATCATTAACTCCtgggttttaaatttttttttttccccacttatCCTACCTGTAGCTCGGTTACTGGCAGCTGCTGTGAAACTTCCTTTTAAATACACATCCTTCGTGTCTCTTAGTCCAACTTCTGCGTCAGTTTGTTCCGTGTGGACACCAAGTCACTCTCTGGCAAACTAAAAGTGGGACCTGTCCCTTTGTGGCGTTGCAAAATACCTGAAATATGAgcgttttcttttctttttttaaagccGCCGGCAACAGGTGTTCATTTCATGTACAGGTGACAGTGAAGCATCGACGGACTTTGCTGCGCCCTCCTTGCTGAGCTCCCGGGAGTCCAACCTCCCCcctcacccctcctcctcctcctcctctggctcCTGctgttcttttgttgtgttgaaGCGACTCAAACCACATTAAACTAAAGTTCCTATCACAGTCCTTTAGTGTTGAAGccagtgcagctttaataaaATAGTTTGTTTGCGCAGGGAGAGGATGAAGACGCGTTTCGATTCAAGTCTTAATCCCCTGGTGGCACCCAGGTTAAAGGTAACCACAAGAGGGTGTCCTTTACCTGCTGTTGGTGgccaaaacaggaaaaaaaaacttagtACTTGTTGGTCCGATGAATCAAAATCAACATTCATTACACGCAGACAAAGACTTGTTTGAGGTGTGTTCTAATGGTATTCACAGAGGTCACCCTCTTAAAATGATTCAGGAATGGCAATGAACACTGCTTATTGTGTGAATATCATTCTGTTTTGTGATAACAATGATAGCCTTTTTGTGTGTACTAAActaatctgtcttttttttgtgatgTCAGAAAATCTTCTCTGatcaaaaaagcttttaaaacagACTGCGCAACagataactttgtttttaaaataatattacaacacAGGAAGGAAGTTCTGgatatatttatttgtacattgacatgtttctatttttttaataacttttgGTGTTCTCCGCAGTCTGCCATCACAATGTCTCAAAGTATTTTGCAGAGAATGGGCCTGACTGCAAACAACactcacagtaaaaaaaacttcaGATTCTTGATGAGATTCatacttttatttcctttttttaaatcaagcaaatgtatgtaaaaatacatctttCTTTGATATTCACAACCAAATGAATATACACAAACAACAATACTTCATACAGAAAGGAATATATAATAATTCAAAAATATACTGTACTTCAACAAAGTAATCACTCTTTGGATTGTACTGCAAATATAATCCGAGCTTTTCATGACATACAGACTACAGTCacaattaaatatttgttgGAGATATGAAACAGCTGTGCAACTGTGCAAAcattctcagtcatccaagtCATGGACTTTCAAGCGGTCGTAAGTTAAAGGCATCTGCGGAGTGCTTCACCACTCATCCAGGGTTTGTTATAATTTCTTGAATGAGTGCTGAGTTTTGTCCACCAGCATCATGCAGCTGTTGCTGGCGAATAAACAAcacagaattttaaaaaattccAATAAGCAAAACAGTTAAAATCCTGTGAACTAACAACTGTCTCCATGGCAGAACAGTGATAAAGTTTTGCCTTATTTTCTAtatacattaaaagtaaacagCAGGCAGCAGTCTCAGGATACAGTGTGGCAAAAGGAAGGGATTCTCCACCAACCAGCAGCTGGCTCAGTCGCCAAAATCTGGGATGTCATCATAGGAGTAACCCCGGTAACCCTTAGCGGCGTAGTAGGCTATTCTCAAATGGTAAAATCCAGGAAGGAAAACGAGTAGCCCTATAATGATGACAGGAATGGTGCGGTCTGGATGCTGAAAcataacaaagaaaagcagaaaatgtggTCAGAAACTTTGATGAGGGGTTACACGCAGACATTTCTTTGGAACCACTGATCtactttagtgtgtgtgtgtgtcagacccACTATTTACTCACAGACATCACATACATCACATACCGGAAAACTATACTTGTAATGAGGTGTTGGAAAAAGCACCACAGAGTGGAGAATAATGTACTCATCACGTCGCCTGCCAGCAGGAGTTAAACGCCCTCTGACTGAAAAGGGTGTGAGGGAAGCACACAGACATGATGACTTCATCTGTCTCAGATCTGGTTTCAtgtaaatcatttcattttacagaacAGCTAACCACCAGGAGGCACAGGCAGTCTCTATTAACGCCAAGAGAAGTGTTTCATTTCACCACCAGATGGCAGTATTGTGCACTGAGTTACTGTAGCCCTctcaacttcttttttttttaagatgcaTTGTTGCATGAGCCATGGCAATGGGTATCATTGTATTGCAGCTGTACGCATTTTAAACACAGAGTTTGTCTGCGTCATGTGCAGTATCTATTGAGATGTATgtgtagtgtttttttaaagggtcaattcacccaaattacaaaaaaaaatacactcaaACGTGAGAGTTGGCTCAGTTGTCTTCACTTGACTGATGTTCCATCCTGAGGCCATGTGATGCAAACGGAGCTATCAACAGAAGGACTGAGCACACTCCTTCCACTAATGAAAACCAGGTGATGCAgatgaaagctccagaaaaggcaagtaagtggaccttgtgttaagatccccccccccccccaatggAAAATTACCGACCCTTCACTCTTTAGATTAAAATATGACTGTTCATTAATACCTGCAGTCTTATAGCACTATTAAAAAGTAGTTATAGTAAAGTATAGTAAAGGGTTAACTAGTTTCAATATGGGCCCAATTTTCCTTTTGCCACCGTGATGGTTGaccttttcacattttattttttacttttttgacaTTGCTCTTGTTCACCAGAAACACTGTTGTGCAATAACCATGCACTCACTCTCTACAgttgaaacaaaagaaaaaactattAAAGCACATTCTTTCAACCCAAATATCCTACAACTTCTTGCAATAGAACCTGCCTGCATAGCATTTTTCCATTATCCATTGCTTGAACCCTGTGTAATTTGTGGTATTAGATATGCTATTTTAACTCGCGTGGGCTAACTGGCAAGTAGACTGCTCAAATACTGCTTTCCTGTCAGATTACATTTTCTGCAAACACACTCTGCAGATtggaaaaaacattaacattaacctCCTACTGATAATTACAAATATAATATGTGCAAGGCCCTGTTATCTCCCACATGGAGTCATGAATTAGGAAAGCAGAAACCACAGCAGGAGCTCCACCAAATTTGGCATTCCAAGgtataaaatatcaaaattagttatatttcaaacacaaacaaaactatcAAGGCCAGGAAGAGTGAGAGCGCAGCAGAAAACTGGCAGTAAGGCAATAAAATGTCAGGACAAGTGTTCAATTACAGCTATTTAAAGACACGATTAATTGCAGCGTGAGTGTGTTAATTTTACTGCTTGAGTTGAAATGTTGGAGGCTGTGTCGGCTCTCTAGATGTGTCAAAAATGGGCTGGGTATAAGACCGCAATACTTTTTTGATACTGACTGAAATGTTTTCGTACTGCAGCACCAAGTGTCAAAAACGGTCAAGTACCGAAAGCTGGCACTAAATATCTGGTCTGATTAACGATGTTGTTTACATACATAGTTCCTGATATAAATCAAAATGTTGCAGATTTAGGATATTTAATTGAGGCTATTTTCTTGGATGGCTGCTTATGCTTAGAcgacatttaacatttgatcatttaaaacttagtttaaaaaagaaagacagatcaGAACAGGCAGCTCAGAAAGACCTTTTTGTCAAAAATGGATTTCCAAGTGTTCTGGGAACAAGGCTAACAGAGTGTTTACAGGGTACTTACATTATGGGAGAATGTGACACGCTAAACAATATGCATTTTGGCAACAGAACAAGAAATTGTATTTCAGTTTATATAGTAGGGAAGCATGTCAGCAACAGTTCCAACTATATTGACTCCAAAGTCTTGACCTGATATACATCAATGTAATTTGCCGTTTGAACAGATTTTATTACATTAACTGGCCAAACTCACCTCGACCTTTAAGGTTCCTGACAGAAGAAGAGCCCCGAAGATAATCAGTAAGGAGCCTATCAAAAACAGGAATATTGCCAGTGCAATCGCCTTGTATGGGACCTTTGGCGGGCTTTTCTTAAACTGTAAAGAGTTCAATTATTGGACAAAATACAAGACAATAAACAGATATAAAACAACTTTTAACCAATAAGTTTATCAGATCTCTGACATAAACACAGAAGGCTTAGACACATTTCCAAAAAGTCATTATTTGAGATTTACCTCAAGTGAACTGCCTGTGGTAGCAAAAGGTTTACTAATTAGCAGGCTCCTGAACAATGCATAGAGCAGCACGAGATGAATACTACCATCACTATCTTGTTGGTGCTGTTTAAATTCtcccacatgcacatttaaaaaaaatgcacttcTGAATTATTTCCtgagtatgtacagtatgtgtgtgtgtgtagcactgAATGGactacacattttcatttcattatacaaccctgtgtgaTAAAGTATTAATTAGAGATAATGTCAGGTTTGTAGAGttacaaaagaagaaaaatctcTCACTTGTAAGTCTATGTAACCGTCCTCGTCAACCGCCAGTCGTGAATACTTGACCGCGTTGTTGGATGTTGCAGCACCCAACATATTGCTTCTGGCTGCCTTCATTATGGCATAGGAGCTGTTGGGAAAGAGAGACGCAAAGAGGTAATCATCCATAAGATCTCCTCAGTAATCTTATTTCCCAACATTTTCTTGTATTTGTTACGCACAGGCCAGTCAGCGTTAATAAAGACAATTTACTCATGCGTCGTTATCACTGCTTCATCTGATGTGGCAtccacacagagaaagaaacaagtAAAAATACCACAAAGCTTACCTGCCCCAGAGGGACCCGAGACAAGCGTgactatactgtacatgtgacCTGATCTTCCTCAAAGcataagttttgtttgtgttggagATTGTGGCTCTTTGCTTCCGTGCTCCCCCACCCCCCAAGGAGTACTAAATCCACGAATAACAAATGCTGTTCCTTCTTGAAAAAGTATGGAATCAGAAACATTCCCTTATTTTGCTGGCAGCTGTCACACCAGCTCGCCACAGAGCCTCTGTGATGAGGAAAGCCCCAGGTTATATCTCCTGTGAAGTTACAGCACTTATTGCAAGGCAATACTGTGGATTTAGCAAAAAATGGAGGAAAGTGTTTTACGTTCTACATCACGTGAAATAAACATGTGCAGATTTACATGCGAGCTATACCTACAAATATGTGGGAGTATTTATTAGTATTCATTTGGAGTGGTTTCAGAGGGAGAGGCAGAACCATATCTGATCTTGCAGCATCTTTTCCTTTGTCTTCTGATTttaacatattaaaaaaaagctaCTGTGAGCAGATGGGTGATAAATTACAGGAAATATCCTCATTAAGCATCATAGTAAGGTATTGGTCCACCAAGAGCCACCACAACATTTTCAGTGCTTCTTAGACTGTAGGGATGAACAGCATTCTTCCAAAAGATATTCCCTAATCTGTTGCTGATGATGGTGGCGCTGACTAACATGCTGCTCCAAAATCTCCCACAGGTGTTCAATTGAGATCAGGTTGAGATCTGGTAACATAATTGTCATCCTCATTAAAGCTTTCAGTGAGCTCTCATGCTCTGTAGGGAAGCTCCACTCTTACATTCAGGTTTTTACTGTGATTTGTCACCTGTCTTGAATTTGCATAAACATGTGTCATATATTTTTCTATACTTTCTTAAAGGTTCCCTTCAGGACTGCAGACACTGGGGTCATGTCCTCGGTATAGTATCTAGGAATTGAAGGGTTTTGACAACCTGAGGTAGAGTTTACACACTcattatatgttgtgttttcaaTACTGATGCTTTTAGACTTTAGTCTTTAAATGTTATATTGAAGTGTGGGGTCGTGCTGGGGGAATTTGGACGCGGTATATAATCTAAACTAAACCCTGGTTCCCTTATAACAGGTTTCATGTAACGTTATGATTCACAGGTTTTCTATATGACAGTTGTTTATATGTGGTACTCACACCGTTACTTaatacagtagtagtagtagtgtatCATCCCCAGAAGTGTTAGTTTAAATTCACTACCCTCCACTTACCCTTTGTCTAACTTTTAATCACTGTTACGTTATTATGGCTAATTACTGACGAGAATAAATTAGCTCCCGTGCATTAATAACATGATGTCGCTGTGGCTTTTGTCCAGCAAACAAGGAAAAAATGAAGATGTTCGCTGAGTGAACTGCTAAGCTATCTTGCTTTGACGTGTAATAATCACTCGTAGCTAATTAAGTTAGCTGTCACGTTAGCTGATATAACGTTAGCTATTTAGAAGTTAAGCTATCAAAAGCTAATTAACGTAACCTGACATGCACGAATATATGAATTTAATTGTTCTCCTCGTTGCTCTCTTACCTTCACTTGAGCTACAATAAACACCGTAGATGTTGTTGTTTAGCAGACTGCGGTGTCACATCTACTTTGTTTTCACTGGAAAGAAAATTGCATCAACTTCCTTATTTTCAAGTAGTGCGCCTGCGCGCTAAGCGTCCCTGTTTCTTGAGCTGTCCAGGTTGTCCCTTCATGTCCTGTCTGCTTACAGCCAGAGCCCTTTACAGAGATAGATCTCTCAATAGGGCTCTGATTACAGCTACCTAACAGCTGTGTGTTGGGAAAGGAATCCAGATGTTAATAGCTCTCCTACAGTGTAGAAATGTTCACTTACAACTCAAATGAAGTTTTTCATTCAAAGTTttcatcagctaaatgtaccaAAGTACACATTAAAAATCAAAGTTTTACATAAGGCTAAcctcttttactattattttgttaatgtatacattattatactgattattattgttaatgaTGCATTA of Micropterus dolomieu isolate WLL.071019.BEF.003 ecotype Adirondacks linkage group LG13, ASM2129224v1, whole genome shotgun sequence contains these proteins:
- the tmem230a gene encoding transmembrane protein 230a translates to MKAARSNMLGAATSNNAVKYSRLAVDEDGYIDLQFKKSPPKVPYKAIALAIFLFLIGSLLIIFGALLLSGTLKVEHPDRTIPVIIIGLLVFLPGFYHLRIAYYAAKGYRGYSYDDIPDFGD